The Anaerobranca californiensis DSM 14826 genome contains the following window.
TGGAGCAGAAGGCAAATCTTTATTAAATATTGTTTGGATAGAATCTACAATCAAAAACCTTGGATTATAATTATTAACTACTTCTAAAATAGCATTAACCTCTGTTTCTGCTAATAAATATAAATTTTCATTAGTAACCCCTAGCCTTTGACCCCTTAACGTAATTTGTTGTAGTGATTCTTCCCCTGATATATAAATAACATTTCCCTGTTTTGCTAAATTATCAGATGTTTGTAATAGTATTGTGGACTTACCTATACCAGGATCTCCCCCTATTAATATTAACGAACCATCTACAATTCCTCCTCCTAACACCCGGTCTAACTCAGAAATTCCTGACGATACTCTATTTTGTTCATCAAAAATTATCTCTTTTATAGAAACGGGTTGGGATACTTTATTTAAATAACTGAAGGCACCTTTAGGGGTAGCAGCTATCTTTATCTCTTCATCCATTGTATTCCAATTTAGACAACTTGGACATTTTCCCACCCATTTTATAGACTCATAACCACATTCTCGACAAACAAATACAGTTTTATTTTTCCCCATTCTTATCAACACCTTTATAAATAAACTAAAATTAGCCTTTATCTTCAAATAATTATTATATCATATTATTCTCTTTAGTTTACAAAAATTCCTTCAGTAAATAAAAATAAATATAGGACCTTTAGGTTTTCCTAAAGGTCCTACTTTGTCTATTCTTTTGCAAATACAACTTTTCCATCCTCTAGTTTTACTAGTACTTTATCCCCTTTTTTAATAGTACCTTTTAACATTTCCTCAGATAAATTATCCTCTATCAAACGCTGAATTGCCCTTCTTAAAGGTCTAGCACCATAGTTTGGATCAAAACCTTCATCTGCCAAATGATTATACACTTCGTCAGTAGCCTCAATATCTATTCCATACTCTTTAACCCTTTCTTTAAAGTTATTAAAGAGAAGCTTCACTATTTCTTTAATATGTTCTTTTTCTAAGTTATGGAAAACGATTATTTCATCAATACGGTTTAAGAACTCAGGTCTAAAAGTTCTTTTTAATTCATCCATAACCTTATCCTTCATATTTTTATAATTAGAATCTCCTTCACTAGGTTTGAAACCTAATGTAGCTTCTTTCTTGATTAAGTGTGCTCCAACATTGGAAGTCATAATAATTACTGTATTTCTAAAATCCACCCTTCTACCTTTTCCATCAGTTAATATTCCATCTTCTAAAACTTGTAACAAGATATTGAACACTTCTGGATGGGCCTTTTCTATTTCATCAAATAATATAACTGAATAGGGTTTTCTCCTAACTTTTTCCGTTAATTGACCCCCTTCTTCGTATCCTACATAACCTGGAGGAGCACCTACTAACCTAGCAACAGCATGTTTTTCCATATACTCAGACATGTCTAAGCGAATCATTGCATCTTGATCACCAAATAATGTTTCTGCTAAGGCTCTGGCTAACTCAGTTTTACCTACTCCTGTAGGTCCTAAAAATATGAAGGAACCGATAGGACGCTTAGGATCCTTTAAACCTGCTCTTGCCCTTCTTACTGCCCTTGCTACTGCTTTTACCGCTTCATCTTGACCTATGACCCTCTGATGTAATATTTCTTCTAATTTTAATAAGCGTTCTGCTTCATCTTCTTCTAATTTTTTTACAGGTATGGAGGTCCAGCTAGAAACTATCTGAGCTATATGTTCAGGTGTTACCACATATTTATCAGAAACCTGTTTTTTCTCCCATTCTCCTTTAACTTGCTCTAACTTCTCTTTAATTTCCCTTTCTTTATCCCTTAACTTAGCAGCTTTTTCAAACTCTTGAGCCCTAACTGCTGCATCTTTTTCTTTTCTAATTTCTTCTAATTCTTGCTCTAAATTCTTTAAATCTGGTGGAGCAGTAAAAGTAGTTAATCTCAACTTAGAGGCCGCTTCATCTATCAAATCAATTGCTTTATCAGGTAAAAACCTATCAGTAATATACCTATCTGACAATTTCACTGCCGCTTCAATAGCTTCATCACTAATTTTCACCTTATGATGTGCTTCATATTTATCCCTTAAACCTTTTAATATTTCTATGGTCTCTTCTTTAGTAGGTTCACCTACCATTATAGGTTGAAAACGCCGTTCTAATGCAGGATCCTTTTCAATATGTTTACGATATTCATCTAAAGTGGTAGCACCTATGGTTTGTAATTCTCCCCTTGATAAGGCTGGTTTTACTATATTAGAAGCATCAATAGCACCTTCAGCACCGCCAGCACCTATAATAGTGTGAATTTCATCTATGAACAATATCACATTGCCAGCA
Protein-coding sequences here:
- a CDS encoding ATP-dependent Clp protease ATP-binding subunit, producing the protein MFERFTTRGKQVISYAQEEAKRLGHNVVGTEHILLGLIKEGQGIGAKVLASLNVSSDQVRNEIEKLVGIGEQIVEGQIGFSPRSKTVIHLAMEEAQMLGHNYVGTEHILLGLIREGEGIGAKVLENLGVNLEKAREEVLKQLGHEFSSKYPSPKNKRKHKPTPMLDNFGRDLTKEAEAGKLDPVIGRKEEIERVIQVLSRRTKNNPCLIGDPGVGKTAIVEGLAQRIVAGDVPETLKDKRLVTLELASVVAGTKYRGEFEERLKKLMDEFKAAGNVILFIDEIHTIIGAGGAEGAIDASNIVKPALSRGELQTIGATTLDEYRKHIEKDPALERRFQPIMVGEPTKEETIEILKGLRDKYEAHHKVKISDEAIEAAVKLSDRYITDRFLPDKAIDLIDEAASKLRLTTFTAPPDLKNLEQELEEIRKEKDAAVRAQEFEKAAKLRDKEREIKEKLEQVKGEWEKKQVSDKYVVTPEHIAQIVSSWTSIPVKKLEEDEAERLLKLEEILHQRVIGQDEAVKAVARAVRRARAGLKDPKRPIGSFIFLGPTGVGKTELARALAETLFGDQDAMIRLDMSEYMEKHAVARLVGAPPGYVGYEEGGQLTEKVRRKPYSVILFDEIEKAHPEVFNILLQVLEDGILTDGKGRRVDFRNTVIIMTSNVGAHLIKKEATLGFKPSEGDSNYKNMKDKVMDELKRTFRPEFLNRIDEIIVFHNLEKEHIKEIVKLLFNNFKERVKEYGIDIEATDEVYNHLADEGFDPNYGARPLRRAIQRLIEDNLSEEMLKGTIKKGDKVLVKLEDGKVVFAKE